TTTTTTCTTTGAGGCCGCCTCAAGCCTGGCGATTTCCTCGTCGCGCAAAGCCCTTCGGAGCACCTTGCCCACCAGGGTCTTGGGGAGTTCCTTGCGGAATTCGATTTTCTTGGGGATTTTATAGTTGGCCAGTTTTTGACGGCAAAAGGAAATGACTTCCGCCCGGGTAAGGGTTTCTCCCGGTTGGACAACCACATAGGCCTTGATGATTTCCCCGCGGGTGTGATGGGGAATGCCCACGGCAACGGCCTCGCGGATTTTGGGGTGTTCGTGCAGAACTTCGTCGATTTCCCGAGGATATATGTTGTATCCCCCTGAAATGATCAGGTCTTTTTTGCGGTCAACAATGAAGAAATACCCGTCCTCGTCCATGTAGGCAATGTCACCCGTATACAGCCAGTTGTTGCGCAGGGTGGATGCGGTTTCATCGGGGCGGTTCCAGTAGCCTTTCATCACCTGGGGCCCCCGGATGACCAGTTCGCCGATCTGGCCGGGCTGAAGAGTCAAAGAACCCACTTCCATGTCCACGATGCAGGCATCGGTATCCGAGATGGGCAGTCCGATGGAGCCAAGCTTGTGCGTCCCATTGAGGGGGTTGAGATGGGTAACAGGCGAGGCTTCGGTCAATCCATACCCTTCGATGATTTCGGCTCCGGCGAGTTTCTTGAATTGCTTGATGATCTCGGCTGGAATGGGGGCTGAACCGGAAATGCAGAATCGGATGGAAGACAGGTCGAATTTGTCAATGTCCTTTTGTTGCAAAAGGGCCATGAATACCGAAGGGGCGCAGGGAAAGATGGTCGGATGGATCTTTTTGATCGACTTGAGGATATCCCTGGGTACGAATCGGGGAAAGGGAACCATGGTCGCGCCCAGGGCAACGGCAAAATTAACGCACACGTTCAGGCCGAAAATGTGAAAATACGGAAGAATCCCCAGCAACACCTCATGGTCCTTGCCCAGTTTGTGCAAAATGGCCAGGTATTGTTGTACATTGGCGGCCAGGTTTTGATGGGTTATCATCACCCCCTTGGAAACGCCTGTTGTGCCTCCGGTGTACTGGAGCAAGGCCAGATCCTTTTCCGGTCGGAAGGAACGAGGACTGAATGTGGCTCCTTTTTTCAGCAGACGTTTCCACGGAAAGATGGTCTGCATGTCATAGGGGATGGTTGGTGCATTGTCTTTTTTTGCCTTGAAGTTGTACAGGAGGTTCAAAGGGAAGCGGAGACAATCGGATATGCGGGTGACAAATATTTTGGACAGATTGAGTTTCTTTTCCAGGGATTGCAGCTTGGGCCATGAGAGATCCAGGGTGATGAGTACCTTGGCTCCGGAATCGGAAAAATGGTGGACCAGTTCCTTTTCCATATACAGGGGATTGGTCATCACGGCGATGCATCCCGCCTTGAGAACCCCGTAAAAGCTCATGATGGCCTGGGGCGTGTTGGGAAGCATGATGGCCACCCGGTCTCCGGCCCTGACGCCATGCTCGCGCAGGTTGGCAGCGATTTGTTCGCTGGCCTTGCGAAGACCGGCGTAGGTTATGCTCCAATTATTGAAAACGATGGCCTTGCGCTTGGGAAATTTCTTGGCACTTCTGTCGAGATATTCGTGAATGGGAATATTTTCATAGGAGAGCCGTGGGGAAACTTCGCGATCGTAACTCTTGAGCCAGTATCGTTGCAAGCCGTCTTCAATCATTATCGTACCTTGTGCGTGAAGCGTTTAAATAATGTATGACAAAATGCGTACAGCAAAGCATAGGCAAGGGGGGAATGCTCGATTCCTCCGGATTTGTCCAGTCCGGGGCGTGGGGTTCAGAAACGGTTTTCACCCTGCCCAGGTCATGATGGCCTGTGCAGGGTGAAAACCGTTTCCATGTGCCATGTCTGGGGAAACATATCCACCAGAAGGATGTCCGTAATGGTCCAACCGGCCTCGAGCATCACTGCAAGGTCGCGACAGGTATTGACCACGTCGCAGGAAACCCAGGCCATGGTTCGCAGCGAGGAAAGGGTTTTAAGCCTTGTTCCGATATGCTTGGCCCCGGTTCGGGGCGGATCAATGACCAGGGCCGTTGGCCCAAATGTTCTGATGGCTTTCCAGGTGTGTTCTCTGGCCAGGTTCCCGGTTTTGAAGGTGATGGTATCAAGCCCGAGGCGTCTGGCATTGCGGGTTCCGGTCCTAACAGCCGAGGCTACGGATTCCACGGCCAGGATTCTGGCTCCTGCCTGGGCCAGGGGCAGGGAAAAGTTGCCGGATCCGGCAAAGAGATCAGCCACCCGTTCATGACCCTGGACCGCTTGGCTTACCTCATGAATGAGGGATTGGTTGAGTTCCCAGTTGGCCTGGAAAAAATTGTTGCCAGGCAGGACAAGATCAAAGCCATGATCCGGAAAGGGCAGGTTGATGGTTGTCCCGTCCTTCTGGGTGCACACCGTGTGGTCCTTTGGACTTGCGGCTACCGTGAATCTGCCGTCAGGCAGACCGGCGCAGAGCTGGTCAAGGAATCGGGCCAGGGGACGGGCCAGCAGGAGACAGTCATCTAGGCGAACCAGATCCTGGCCCTGCATCTGGCAAAAATGAGGAAGATGGTTGCGAACATGGACCTGTCCCCGATACCGGTATCGCCATCCCCGGGGAGAAGCCAGCGTCCGGATGGGAGGGAGCTGGTCCGTATCCATATGACGATGCAGGCTTCTGGACAGGGTGTCGCAAAGGATGTTTTTTTTGAGCTCAAGGGCTTCTGACATGGGCAAAATGCCCATCTTGCATCCCCCGCACAAGGAGGCATGCGGGCAGGGGTGGGGCCGACGCAGGGCAGATGGGTGGACGATTTCCACGGGTCGTGCTCCCACGTAATCCTTTTTCTCCCGACATACCTCGACGTTCACGATCTCACCCGGCAGGACTGCCGGTTCCACAATGACCGCCTTGCCCGATTTCAGCCTTGCCAGGCCCCGGCCTCGCCAGAGGATTTTTTCAATGGTCAGGTTTTGGATGATGGACATGGTGTTGGCTCAGCCCTGCTGCGTCTTGGGGTGAGAGCTGTGTTTCCGGCCCCTGGCAAGCCTGTCCTGAAGTCCCTTGATCAGGATGGGCCAGGCAATGGTGGCGTCGCACATGACTTCGGCAAACTGGCCGCCTTCGGCCGGGGGGACAAACTTGCCCCAGGAGATGCCTTCGGAATAGGTGCATCCGCTCAGGCCGCCCCAGTGCACGGGTTCGGGACAGATGCGAATGCCGTAGGAAAACCTGCGGATGGGCAGGTTGAGCTCGGGCAGCCGTTGGCCCGCGATTTCAACGAATGGTCCCACCTGTTGGGCCCAGTTGCGTGGCACGCCGCCGCCAATGGTGAAGATAC
The DNA window shown above is from Desulfoplanes formicivorans and carries:
- a CDS encoding class I SAM-dependent RNA methyltransferase, with product MSIIQNLTIEKILWRGRGLARLKSGKAVIVEPAVLPGEIVNVEVCREKKDYVGARPVEIVHPSALRRPHPCPHASLCGGCKMGILPMSEALELKKNILCDTLSRSLHRHMDTDQLPPIRTLASPRGWRYRYRGQVHVRNHLPHFCQMQGQDLVRLDDCLLLARPLARFLDQLCAGLPDGRFTVAASPKDHTVCTQKDGTTINLPFPDHGFDLVLPGNNFFQANWELNQSLIHEVSQAVQGHERVADLFAGSGNFSLPLAQAGARILAVESVASAVRTGTRNARRLGLDTITFKTGNLAREHTWKAIRTFGPTALVIDPPRTGAKHIGTRLKTLSSLRTMAWVSCDVVNTCRDLAVMLEAGWTITDILLVDMFPQTWHMETVFTLHRPS
- a CDS encoding long-chain-fatty-acid--CoA ligase, giving the protein MIEDGLQRYWLKSYDREVSPRLSYENIPIHEYLDRSAKKFPKRKAIVFNNWSITYAGLRKASEQIAANLREHGVRAGDRVAIMLPNTPQAIMSFYGVLKAGCIAVMTNPLYMEKELVHHFSDSGAKVLITLDLSWPKLQSLEKKLNLSKIFVTRISDCLRFPLNLLYNFKAKKDNAPTIPYDMQTIFPWKRLLKKGATFSPRSFRPEKDLALLQYTGGTTGVSKGVMITHQNLAANVQQYLAILHKLGKDHEVLLGILPYFHIFGLNVCVNFAVALGATMVPFPRFVPRDILKSIKKIHPTIFPCAPSVFMALLQQKDIDKFDLSSIRFCISGSAPIPAEIIKQFKKLAGAEIIEGYGLTEASPVTHLNPLNGTHKLGSIGLPISDTDACIVDMEVGSLTLQPGQIGELVIRGPQVMKGYWNRPDETASTLRNNWLYTGDIAYMDEDGYFFIVDRKKDLIISGGYNIYPREIDEVLHEHPKIREAVAVGIPHHTRGEIIKAYVVVQPGETLTRAEVISFCRQKLANYKIPKKIEFRKELPKTLVGKVLRRALRDEEIARLEAASKKKARK